DNA from Diabrotica virgifera virgifera chromosome 10, PGI_DIABVI_V3a:
TGATAAGTTAGCCACAGTTTTAGTGACTTAAATCTAAGGGAGTATAAAACTGTGTGTACCTATATGACAATAACATTGTTGTTTTCAGTATTTTCTTAACAATTTCATCACATTTTCTCACCTTTTAAACTTTCCTTGGATTTCTACAAATGTTTTAAAAGCGAGATTGGCTAATTCAGTTCAGTCATTCTGGAGCTgttgtaaaaaatatataacaaaagaaaatgaagttTATTAAACGTCATTCAATTTTTACATATCGAAACCGGACCGGACACACTGAGTGACTTGTTGCATTAGAGTTTTATAAGATTAGATACTGAAGAATTGCTGAATTACGATATAAACTCTTTTTAGAATTATGTTAATTATTGTaacagaaataattttaatacGCCATGGTGCATGAAGTTTAATGATTTTGTTTTTAGTGGACCACAATCAATTGTTGatgattttgccaatttcttcAGCAGTGTCCATAATCCTTCTTTTTCCTGCTTAGGCGAGTGGAGTCATGGACCCTTAATCACTCACAGCCATATTCACTCcttaactattaaaatttgtgaCATTCTAGCATGTTTACAGATGCAGAAATTGTCATCCCCAACTTGGAAATTCAACTGTGATCTGGTTTCCCATTACTCAAGCATGTATTGAAAAGTTAGAGAGAGTTAAAAGAATATTTCTGATGTACTTGTTCTTTTAAATTGTGTAGGCCATAGTCTTAATCTGGTATGATCAATTTCTTGAATCTGAATTCTCTTCTTATCAGAAGAGTTAACTTTAATATGAGCTTTATTTTTAAGCTTgtaaatgaaatacaaaatattcacaaacatccttaatcgaagacttcaacctctcacggaaaaaatcatcggggaatatcaagcagggtttaggcaaaatagatctaccattgaccaactatttacagttaaacaaatactagccaaagcatgggaatatgacatggacgtttgcAATCTCTTTGtggattttaaacaagcctatgattcaatagatagaacaattctacctaatatattggaagaatttggcataccatcaaaattaatatgactagtgcaaatgacaatgacagaaacagaagcacaagtatgtattcaaggacagatcactgatgcgtttacgataacgcaaggactgaaacaaggcgacggactggctccaacgctttttaatcttgttcttgaatatgtaattagacggttgacggtaagtggaaataacatacttacaaacaaatctacccaattagcagcatacgcggatgatataaacataatgagcagaacaatgaatgcagcggaagaaacctacgttgagttgaaacagagtgcagaagcagtagggctagcaataaacacaaataaaacaaaactactcatacaaaccagatcaaatggaccggcgcaacaacactttattgacgatatagaacatgtgaatagactcacgtacctaggaatggatctggttgcaagcagtgaagaagaaccggaaataaatagaaggcctgtgctggcaaataaagcctatttcgcgatgggccacatattcaaatcgcgagacgtacaccggaaaacaaaactccgggtatataaaacaataatcaggcccatagtaagttatggctgcgaaacatgggtggtgacacagaaatctgccaatgcattagatgtgtttgaaagaaaagtattacgtaggatactgggccaaATAggggaaaataacaactggcgaattaggtataattgagaaatatacgagcaatatagcgaaccaactctagcacaacacactaaactgcagagattacggtgggcagggcacgtggtccgcatacatgagaatagaatccccagaaaagtgctgaatgcaagaatgcagggaagaagaccggttggaagacctaaaaagagatgggaagacgaagtcgatgaggatgccaggaacttcctgggaacgcgttcatggaaaagaacagcggtaaatcgaaatgattggagaagcttattgaaggaggccaaggctcgatttgggctgtagtgccattgaaTGGATGGAAATGGAATAATTTAACCTTCTGAATTGCTTCAGCTAATTTGTTATATTCCTTCCCATTCACTGTGTTACAATTCACTTTTCCTTATTCTTTATCGCAGAACGAATTATGGTCTGACCATAATTAGTTCAAATACATGTATGGTATGCTCTGACCGCTATGCGTGCAAGTCAGTTACCTCATGAGATATAATTTGTTTAACTTATAATGTACCAATAGCTTTAGGTAGTATTTAAAGCACTGAAATGCAAAATGATGCATTGTATAAATAAGTTTGTACctattcatttatattttatttttattactaattttatctattttatatttCTTTAATGCTGCATTCTTATATAATTTTGATAGTGGGTTTGTCTCGTTTgttagtaataaataaatatcagttaattaatatattaatgtaatatgtaataaaagttcatttaaaaatttattttatattcccCAAAATACATTCTTAATAGAAGTAAGTCCACCGGACCTATTGTTTGGATGTCAGATGAAAGTCCAATTTTCGTCATTGGACATCCTCCCCGGATGCTTAGTAAGCGCGACATTTTGAACCAACCTAGGACGTCTAATGAAGGTGCAACTGACGTCCACCGACCATCCCCTCGGGATGTttggtagcgcgacatttggaccaaaataagACGTTCTTCGTACTAAAACGGACGTCCGGGAAGGATGTTCATTGGACGTCCATGTGCTATTAGGATAATATTTTGAACGTGTCTACTATGCTCTTATTGtttatcaaaataattttatcgGTTTTTCGAAATTAGGTCTTCCTTTGCTAAATATTGGTGGAGCTCTGAAATTGAAGAACTGGTTAGGGAAAAGAAGGAGCTATATCTAAAATGACTAAACACAAAACAAGATAAAGatcgcagaaaatacaaaaaaagacaCAAGACGAAAGGTCATGCAAGGAAAAAGAGAAACATGGGATAAAAAGTGCAAAGAAATAGATTGATACTTATATCCGAGGTAGACAATGCAGTGAAGCATGGAAATTCATTAACAATGAAAGTCGATAAAAATCCTTTAACCCAATACAGCTAATACCAACAAAAAAAATGGATAGATCATTATAAGAATCTGCTTACCGAAGAAAGAACAGAATACAGAGATCAAgcacaaaatgaaataaatatagaaGGCGAACAAGTATGTAGGGGAAACTGGGTAACAGTGAGACACTTTAAATATTTCCCTCCTTTTCGCCATGTGTAGATATTACTTGTGCTTGTTTGCTGTCAAGGTTATTTATTTCTAATATGTTTCAGGCGGCCTTGCAGTTTCAGTTTAGCATTTATTGTGATTGAGATTGTTTGGTGGGGACTGTAAAATAATACAGGTGTTTtgagaattttttataaaagcatGTTAATTATTAGGATTTATCTAGTATTACCATGACATTGTGTGTAGATTAGTAAACATGATGCCATAGTTTAGCAAAGCAAACTAagttttataataataaaaataatatttttttaaatttatggcAAATGGGTAACAGTGAGATGGGGTACATTGAGACATGTCTCACTGCTACTAAGACgttataaaaaattacattttgtatttttttttctaaaatttctagtAAAAGACAAAGATGAGATCGCCAAGGCCAGTTTGATATAGTCATACTAAACggcaaaattcatttttctcattcgagaaaaatttcaatttaataaaTGTACGTTAATTTTCAATCactattttttgaattaattagtactctgtaacttaaatttttttttttcaaataaagatTTAAGTCTTTATGTTCATATAAATATTATACTGTCTCAGTGTTACCCATGCCATGGGTAACACACTGAGACAAATGACAAATTGACCTTATGTGTCGAATACAAACTAAACAGACAGAGCTATTTTCAAATTTGACTTTTTCTTGTGTAATGAACACATGTGATAGTacaatcctgaagaaattttgtttATACATGTCATAGTAGTGGACTTATGgttaaatgaaaaaaaagtgTCTCGCAGTTACCCAGTTTCACCTACCTACTAATTGATGTAGCAGTAGAGACTAAAGCAGTAAAACAGCGTAAAAATGGAAAAGTCCCCCTGCGGAATATCAGCAGAATTGATAATAAACAGAACGCAAAAATTGTTTATTAGATATCTTGCATACATATTCACAAAGTACAccaatggataaagcagcccagAGGAATGGAAAACAGCTTTCATAACCTCGATATATAAAAAAGGTAACAAATAATTATATAGACTGCATTAACTACCGAGGTCTTTCAGTAACGAGTATACGGTGAGTAGGATATGTGGAAGAATAATCAGAGATATGATCGAAGATGAATACTAAATCCAAGAGGAAGAGCACcagcgcccatataaaaatttctAGGAGGGGGGCAGGCGTatagatgttgcacattacattttgtatactctGGATAACCATATACAATACTACAGTCCCCAAAATTCAGGGGGGCTAcggccccccctgcccatgggaaGAGGAGCAGATCGGGTTTCGAGATGGTAGATCTTGCAGAGACAACGTGTTCTGCTTGAAACAAATTATAGAGAAGAAACTAGCACGGAATAGAGATCAACACACCTTACATTCATAGATTTAGAAACTGTGGCAGGTACTCCAGGAAACTTCAATCAATCATACACTCATAAAGGCTGTCCAGAATAAATACAACAACATGGAAGCCCAGATAAAATAAGTAGGCAACAGAATATCGGAACCATTCAAAGTCAATAAAGGCCTATGACAGGCGTGCTGCATATCACAGATactttttaaaatctatattgGTAAAGCTCTCCTCCAGTGGAAATCGAAATGCAAAGGAATGGGCATACAGGTGGACGATGACACTTGACACTTGTTTGTATATCCTCCAATTTGACGATGATCAGTAATATGTGCAAATGACAAAGAGGATCTCGAATACATGACACgaaaattgaatgaggaatttgaAAAACGGGGTCTGATAATGAACATGGAAAAGACGGTGTTCCTCTGCGTAGGAGAGGAAACTAGATACCTACTGACCTGCAACTGGAAAACAATAAaaccgtcaattccaatataaaaAAGGAGCACTCGTGAGTGTAGGGTCTTTCGGTCAAGTAAGTGGAGAAAAAAGACAACGACTTCGGCTACTTTATCtgtttattgaagacgtttcgttcACTTTTCAGTAAACAACAGTTCATCTACAAATGAGTGTTATAAgcaacaacatccaaaagagtaCTTATAACATTCATTTGTATATGAACTGATGATGTTTACTGAGCAGTaaacgaaacgtcttcaataaacaGATAAACAATTAATCAAGAaaacttaatgcctataagttattatttgtgtcttttatgtaatctgagtttatcttttttatgtcttttggttggtttttcattggaagttccccctacGGCAAATTTCCCCTCCTAACGGAAATTTCTACATCCGTCATTGCCTCTAGCATGAAAAAATCTTTATTCCTAGTCCGCAATTTCAAAATGGCAGACGGTGGCTCTGactgactccttcagcattccccatatgtacgcatctggtggcgttagttctgtgAGTCAAAACTCCCAAAATGTTCGCACAGTATTCGAAGAAactccctggcagtgtgacagaggttgtcccgtcctgctgaaagtattgtttattttaagcttggaccgttttcgtgaccttttccgtattACCGAAAATAGTACTCTACCATAAAAATTTTTGTTGCAAAACTGATAACCTTTCTGAAGCACCTAAAATTATCATGACATTCACATAGGTTATAACGACGTTCAGAAACCACTCAGTCCGTTTCGCCGCCTGACACATAGAAATTTGAGGCTTACGAATTTCAGTACTTCTTTCTTTCAGGTTACAGTTCTGTTTTACTTGCATATCTCTTGTACAGTctaatatgattaatttattatatgACCATTAATAATTTTGTGTAGGtatctttaaaaaattaatttttctatggTTTTGTGTAATAGGTACCAGCACGAAAAAACGCTCATTTTGCCCCCCGCCTATATAAGTGCAGTCTGCTGTCATAAGATAAATCACGTGATTTTTCTTATGGCAGGTCATTTGCTGTTAATTAAGTAGTCTTTTAGAGTAAGTGTGTTTATTTCTTAGTGTCTTAgttgtaggggagagttggacaaaaccgggtaccactccaaaaaccgtctgtatcttttgctatgtgaaagtagcaaatgtttgctgcaaattgaaatattctcaaatgacttaagtttgatataccaatgtcaatttttaaaaatattcttagatttttaatttttttttatttttatgaaaatattgcaaaatacccggttggttgtccaaccggtatgataaaaccgggtagtaacttaattaccatgtaaaaagactaatgggtagaaaataaaatatttattaaaagtatgtgaacaaaaatcgaaaatctatgaacagaagtcacaaataaaaacttcatctAAGTACATCATCATATGCACTACAGGCGTCATAAGCCCATTTGGTgcaagacacacattttatccagccttccttcgcattttaatttgaaaatagttaattgtaatatagacacgcatcgtcattatcatcttcttcctccaaactctccaaaattttgtttttggtgcagcccttcttaccacgttttttcttttttttttccagttcatttagttttaatttttttacgactggagatttttttaatgtttcctaCTAGCTTTCTAACTAGCTTCTTCAATAGAAGAAGCCACATGTTGTAGTTAACTAAAAGCAAAATAACCACTGCAGAAACTGGAGGTAACaatagtgtagacagttgtgtctcagattagcgaatcagCTATATCAAAAAAAGCAATGAACGCTAGGATGCagatgcagggaaagagaccggttggaaagcctagaaagtgctgggaagacacagtaaccAGCGATGCACAAGTATTTTTAGAAGTCCGTGTATGGATAAGAGCAGTCATAGATAAAAAAgtgtggaggcaaaaaataaagaaggccaaggctcaatttgggttgTAGTGCCatagaacaagaagaagaagttcatAATGGAGGACGAACTTCCTTTTTGCGCACTGTTTTGAGGTGTAAAATAAGATAATATTTCATCTTTTTGTGCCTGCCGTTTCTGttctcttaattttttgcttttttcgttttTACTGACATTTAAATGATTGTAACTCATGATAACGAAACGATTACTTAGATAAGAAAAATAAGTGTTTACAGAAATTTAATAAACGACTGATGATTAATGAATAGATTAGTTGAACTTAAAATGCACAGGACTGAAAACTAATGTTACATACAATCAAGCAATACCTTATCTTTGCATAAAACGGCATTAAACatcaaactaaatattaaatttaaaagtgcATTTTAAATAAATACGTCAAAACGTGACGATGACTCTTTTTAATTCTACCTCTTGGCTCTTGTATCTGTAATTCTTCGTAGTGGTGTATAAATTTTGCTTATTGTTATTGGTACCGACAAGGCAATCTATTATACCTACTCTTATTGCATTTTTATGATGGTTTATGGTTTAAGAATGGTTTATGGACTTATGGTTCATGAATATCACTCTAACCTAatttgttatcatttatcatttcctgttcgtaaaatgaaatcattttgaaaatttattttgttttttcaataaaaattttcttttagtgATGTTTTCGGGCCCCAATAAAATGCGGGTCCGAGGCAGGGgcctcatgggcctagtggtaaaataggcccgcCTGATCtataccgatttttaataaagttcatttgagccaaacatagtcaaattgccaaacactaggtatattctgaatttattgacggtccgcacaaaactagctcacggtccggatgagGACCGCgatccgctaattggtgacccctgctctaaAGTTCACTATCCATTCTATCCGTTCACAATGAgtataaaattatacaaatgaGTACTTTCAGAGTACAGGATTTGCAAAGAGTACGGTTTGCGAAAAAAGAGTACAAAACTCAGTAAATGAGTACAGTTGGTCACCTTAATAAATTCTAAGAAATTTTCGTTGATCTTCGCAATGTCCTATCGGTGTAAGAAACAAAACTTAGATATTATatcattattgttattattgttctGTTTTACTGGCATATCTCTTGCACAGTCTAATATGATTAATTTAAGTATTATAATATGACCATTAATAATTTTGTGTAGGtatctttaaaaaattaatttttctatggTTTTGTGTAATAGGTACCAGCAGGAAAAAACGCTCATTTTGCCCCCGCCTATATAAGTGCAGTCTGCTTTCATAAGATAAATCACGTGATTCTTCTTATGGCAGGTCATTTGCTGTTAATTAAGTAGTCTTTAGAGTAAAGTCAGTGCGTTCAGTTCTTAGTGTCTTAGTTGTATCCCTGTATCGTGGCAATGGCAACGTACATATCGACAAAGAgaggccaaaaaaaattaatattccaAGAGTACTTCTACCATAGAGTTAGGAGTACTCCTAATGGCAGAACTTATTGGACCTGCGGCGAATCATGTGGCGGTTCTGCAATAACTATCGGTGATGGCAACGATGGCGAAAACGTTATTATCAGAAGAGTGCACAATCACGGGCCTTCTCATAAAATAGGACCCATGACTGTGCAACACAAGATAAGAGAGGCAGCTAGTTCCAGTCATTATACACCTAGGGATGTTGTGAACACTGCCCTAGAAGGGATATCGGATGACACGAAGGTTCATTTGCCACAACTGACATCTATGCAAAAGATGGTGAGAAAAGTACGCCGAAGAAATCAGGTAATTCCACGAGTGCCTCACTCATTTAGGGAATTAATTATCCCTAATGAGTTGAGAAGAACCAAAACATCCATACCTCAGGATTTCATTTTGAGCGATACTGGAATAGATGATCAAAATCGTATAATTATATTTGGTTGTACTTTAGACCTTACTCGTTTAATCCAATGTGATACATGGGTTGTCGATGGCACTTTTAAAAGTGCTCCGAATCTGTGGTACCAACTATGGATTATACATGGGGTCTTTCACAACAAAACATTACCATTCATCTACGCATTTTTGCCAAACAAAAATGAGCGGAGTTACGAGAGAAGTTTGattaaaattttcgaaaaaatCGATATCATTCGACCTGGAGCAAGACCTAATACAATCGTAATTGATTTTGAGATGGCAGTTGTTAACACTTTTAGACGATTAGTACCCAATATTAGAGTTCACGGTTGCTTCTTTCATTTTTGTCAAGCAATATGGCGTAAAGTGCAGCAGTTAGGTTTAGCACAACTTTACAGAGATGAACAATTCTTTAAAaccttaataaaatcattttgtgCTCTTTCGTTCGTGCCACCAGCAGAGGTTTCTCAAGTATTCGAACTATTGGAGACCGAGTTAATTGATAGCTTTGGAGAAGACGAAAGATGCCACAGTTTTATCGACTACTTTATTACAACCTGGGTTGGACGTACACTTCCGCCAAGAAATCCATATTATGCAATTGGCATGTGGAATTGCAATAATATTACTCTGGAAGGGTTACCAAGAACAACAAATTCAGCGGAATCCTTTCACCATGCATTTAATAGCATGTTCAGTTGCCGCCATCCTAATCCATACATATTGATAGAAAAGCTAATCAAAGAGCAGCTGAGGCAAGATTTGATTAGTAGCCGTCTCGAGGCAGGACTAGAGGAGGTACAAGATAATAGGTACCAGAGGGCAAATGGAAGATTAGCAAACTTACtaagaaattataataatatgaATGTTGGCCAATTCTTAGAAGAATGTGGCCAACATATTACTTATAATGTGTAAGTCCCTAATCTTCTTTAGCCCTTTTCTATTATTGAACTTTAAgccgggttgacattactagtgaataacgaacgtggcttacgcttacgtattttgcccgtgctattgttagatattttattatctattttcaaactcgagcagtacatttgtattatTTATGCATTGCATAgcaatacaaatgtactgctcgagtttgaaaatagataataaaatatctaacaatagcacgggcaaattacgtaagcgtgagccacgttcgttattcactagtaatgtcaacccggatttaaacataggccttccccaaatctttccataatCTGTCTGTCCTCGGCTGTgcttttccagtgagttcctgcagcttttacaatatcgccCCTCTATTGCATCTGAGGTCTTtatcttcttcctgtccacggtctccagttttgtatttcagcatttcatctttttatcttcctgtctcgcattgtggccagcaaatctccattttaactcTGTTTTATGttcagtttcattttttacttttgttttctctcttatccatttgtttgattttctgcctTTCAGTTTTATTCACAACATGgatctttgcatttttctccgggttatttctattttgtttatgttgacctttgttaatgtccatgtttctgagccatacgtcagaacacTGATCAACTACATGGGTTTGTgtatttgtgctttttagtatccatcgtaac
Protein-coding regions in this window:
- the LOC126893282 gene encoding uncharacterized protein LOC126893282: MATYISTKRGQKKLIFQEYFYHRVRSTPNGRTYWTCGESCGGSAITIGDGNDGENVIIRRVHNHGPSHKIGPMTVQHKIREAASSSHYTPRDVVNTALEGISDDTKVHLPQLTSMQKMVRKVRRRNQVIPRVPHSFRELIIPNELRRTKTSIPQDFILSDTGIDDQNRIIIFGCTLDLTRLIQCDTWVVDGTFKSAPNLWYQLWIIHGVFHNKTLPFIYAFLPNKNERSYERSLIKIFEKIDIIRPGARPNTIVIDFEMAVVNTFRRLVPNIRVHGCFFHFCQAIWRKVQQLGLAQLYRDEQFFKTLIKSFCALSFVPPAEVSQVFELLETELIDSFGEDERCHSFIDYFITTWVGRTLPPRNPYYAIGMWNCNNITLEGLPRTTNSAESFHHAFNSMFSCRHPNPYILIEKLIKEQLRQDLISSRLEAGLEEVQDNRYQRANGRLANLLRNYNNMNVGQFLEECGQHITYNV